DNA sequence from the Sphaerodactylus townsendi isolate TG3544 unplaced genomic scaffold, MPM_Stown_v2.3 scaffold_1611, whole genome shotgun sequence genome:
aaaacacaatagtatctctccctttggaatttctcttcctggttactGCGTGATGCAACATCATTGTGTAGGACATCACTTCAATAGGCAAATTCCCGCCCATAtcaatgtaatgtgaaatcaAGTCAGTGTAACCTGGCTTGCTGCAGAACACATTTTTTATTTCAGCCAGtatttctgccacttgagcctgctgctctggtgtgatacctttagcactttgcatatcaaaccaaacaatttcatcctcaaagtttgcattcaaaaggacttcctctccatcccccttaacttgaagaggaatgctgctgctcttggcaGTTACAGGATCTGCCACGTCAATATAGACTGCTTCGACTGATTgtgtaattacagttgtatcaccttgtggaaaatccaccttctcacacaacttttcatcctccacccccctttccaaatcaacattttcttggggcctagtggaaacactcatttgtgcatttctacctttctcatgggtcaaaacacaaattttcccattaaactgattaaaacttacatgtaattcaacaacatcaattaatcttacaccagtttcaaaagatgaaatgttcatctgTCCACCTCTCATGCTGTCATCCGAAAGTTCCTGTTCCTGGAGAATgatctccttcccaccaaccttCTGGTGCTGGATGACCGCTATGGAGCTCGTTCCGGGTGACTTCCAAGCCGTTTCCAAAGATGTCTTCTGTTCCCTCTGGCGAtttgctctctcccccctttctgaaaGGATGCTGGTAGCTTCCGAAGAGGATTTCATTCCAGGCTTCTCTCCgcttgcatctgaatggaacagtctcccacctggaggcttttcGTTCCCTCCCTTGAGACTTTGATCCCCTCCAGCTTCGaattttggaagttgttttctctgctgtgctgtcaaaagattccatatagcctgtagatgcagcataaagcttcttaggagctccTGCCATCCGCTTGAGAAAGCCCTCTGTGCGCCCCGCTCaagacctgagccctggccccttgacttctccctgccggatcctggcacatcttctcccaaagcactcatGCCATCAGC
Encoded proteins:
- the LOC125424962 gene encoding uncharacterized protein LOC125424962, whose product is MLHLQAIWNLLTAQQRKQLPKFEAGGDQSLKGGNEKPPGGRLFHSDASGEKPGMKSSSEATSILSERGERANRQREQKTSLETAWKSPGTSSIAVIQHQKVGGKEIILQEQELSDDSMRGGQMNISSFETGVRLIDVVELHVSFNQFNGKICVLTHEKGRNAQMSVSTRPQENVDLERGVEDEKLCEKVDFPQGDTTVITQSVEAVYIDVADPVTAKSSSIPLQVKGDGEEVLLNANFEDEIVWFDMQSAKGITPEQQAQVAEILAEIKNVFCSKPGYTDLISHYIDMGGNLPIEVMSYTMMLHHAVTRKRNSKGRDTIVFSSKKKVSDYG